Genomic DNA from Lutibacter sp. A80:
ATAAGCCTGTTTCGTGATCTCCCTTACCAGCTTCAAAAGATGCTGTTCCTTGGTCTGCTTCCCCAGTTTCTAATATTGATCCTTGTTTTCTAGGGTCTGCATCATCCCAATTATTATATAATGTTGGGTTTACTGTACACCATCCCCAACCTTGACCAAAAGGAGTCATTGAATTATCTCTTATTCCTGAGTATAAAACATATCTATTTGTATAACTGTTTCCATTACTCCAACCCCAATCTCCAAATGAAAATCTTTGCACAAACATTGTTTCATAATTTCCTGTACCAAAAGTTGGTGAGTGACCATCTTGACCTACCCAAGATAGACCTTCAGTTTCAGCCCAAGGTAAAACAGTACTTCCTGCAGATTGATTTACATAAGAATATGGCCATAAATTTCTAAAATCACTTGCTAAAGCATAACCGCTATTTTGAATACAATCCTCTAAATATGCTGATACATCTGATGCACTTAATGAACCTCCATCTGCTAATGGTAAATCGCTTGTAGCTTGTCCTTCTATGTTGGTCATATAACCTGTATAGTACAAGTAAGCTCTTCCTAAATATGCTTGTGCCACCCATTTATTAGCGTGTCCATACTCTGATGTAGAAATTTCCGTAAATGATTTATCAGGCATAGTTTCTATAGCTAACTTTAAATCTGATGCTATTTGAGCATAAGTTTCTGTATAAGTAGCTCTTGCTACATCTTTTGGATCATCGATTGCTATAATTAAAGGTACTCCTCCAAAAAACTTAGCCAATCTGAAGTAAAAGAATGCTCTCATAAACAAAGCTTCTCCTATAGCTTGATTTTTAAATGCTTCTGCTTCTTCTGTACTAGCAAAAAATGTAGAAAAATCAGCTGTAGCAGTTTTTTCAATTATGGCATTAGCTCTTGCAATACCGTTATAAGATTGTGTCCACATATCTCTATACGTATCTTCATCAGGATCTTCGAAATTATCAACATATTTTGCTGATTTATCGTCTGGTCCCCCACCTCCTAACATCATATCTGATAATAGATTGGCAGCTACAGTTTCTTCACTATGAACACCAGGTGTATAAATTGCATTATATACTCCAGCCATAGCTTCTTCAATATCTGTTGGTGTGCTATAATAAGTATCTAAACTTTTACCGTAAAGGTTATCAGTATCTAGAAACTTATCACCACAACTTGTTGTAATAACCATTGTGACAATAGCTATAAAATATTTTAGTTTTTTCATAATTTACTTTATTTAAATTTTAAAAATCAAGACTTAGTCCAAACATTACTGTTCTAGATTGTGGATATAATCCTAAGTCTATTCCTGATGCCCAATCTGAATCATGTCCAAATCTAACTTCTGGATCCATTCCATCATATTTAGTGAATGTATATAAGTTACTTATTGCTGCATATACTTTTAAGTTTGTAATTGCTGCATAATCCTCAAACATATCTCCAAACTCATAACCTACTGTTAAGTTGTTAATTCTTAAATAATCTGCATCGTGTATAAAAATATCTGAAATTAAATTTGTATTTCTATTTGATGTAGAACTTAAACGTGGTAATGTATTTGAAGTTCCTTCACCATGCCAACGATCAAAAATATCTGAAGTGTAGTTTTGATCAAAACGGTCAGCAAAAGAACGGTATGATTGCATTATTTGCATTCCAAATTTTCCTGAGAAAGTAACATTTGCATATACTTTTTTGTAAGATGCATTTAATTGTAATCCCATTTCAAAATCTGGATTTGGATTTCCTATTTTGGTTTTATCACCTTCATCTATAACACCATCTTGATTTAAATCTACAAAACGGACATCTCCTGGACGTTGATCTGCAAAATATGGATCACCGCTTGGTGTAACATAAGCATCTACTTCATCTTGATTTTGTAAAATACCATCTGTTGTATATCCGTAGAAAAAACCTATTGGTTGCCCTACTTCTACTCTTGATACAGCTGCAGTACCTTGAGATAATACACTACTTGATCCTTGTATTATTCCATCTGAATTTGCAATTCTTGTTACTTCATTTTTATTATGAGCTCCCGTTAATGTAACTCCATAATTAAAATCTCCTAAATTCTCTTTCCAATTTAATACAAGCTCAATACCCGTATTTTCAACATCTCCTCCATTTACATAAGGTGGATTAGCACCAGAAGTTCCTAAAATTGCTGATTCTAACAACCAGTCTTTTGTTGTTTTTTTGTACCAATCAAATGTTACTCCTAATCTTGAGTCAAAAAATTCTGTATCAAAACCAATATTTAATTGTTCTGATGTTTCCCATTTCACATCTGGATTTGTTACACGTTCTGGGTAAGATGTTACCCCTGATACTGGTTTAGTATCTCCAAAGAAATATCCTGGAAAAACATACGCAATTTGAGATGAGTAAATAAAATTTGGAATGGTTTGATTACCATTTTGTCCCCAACTTACACGAAGCTTAGCAAAATCTAATGCATCTACTTTATCTTCCATAAAATCTTCACTTGTTAAAACCCAACCTGCTGATACTGATGGGAAAGTACCCCATCTGTTTCCTTCAGCAAAATTAGAAGATCCATCTGCACGAACTGTTGCTGAGAATAAATATTTTTCTTTGTAATCATATTGTGCTCTTGCGATATACGATAATAATCCTCCACCACCTGCGGCCCAATCTGCACCCCAAGTATTAATTTCATTAATAGAAGAAGGACTCTCTGTGTTATTTACATAAGCATAGTCTGGATCCCCTGGAAATAATAAATTACTTTTTGAACCACCAACTTCAGTATTTAACTGATTTTTATACAACTCAGTACCTACTAAAACATTTAATTTGTGATCTCCAAATTGACGGTCATAGGATGCTGTGGTAGTCCAAGTCCAATTACTTCCTAAGTATTGACTTTGTGAAGCTCCATCTATTTTGTCTTCATACAATAAACCTAAACCATAAGTTGGATTCATTGATCTGCTGTGTCCAAACCAAGAATCAATACCGTAAGAAGTTCTTATTTTTAAATCTTTTATTGGTTCTATTTCTAAATATACATTTCCAATAATTTTATTTGATTTACTATAATTATAGTTTGATCTGTAATACATAACCGCCAATGGGTTTGTTTGATCATTTGCCAATCCGTCTAATGATGGGCTAAATCCAAATGGGTCAATATTACTATCTATAGATTGTTGCCAATAAGCAGGTTGTAATGGATTATGCACTAATGCATTATGCAGGTCATTATAATAAATGTTTCCTGTAGCTACTGCTCTATTTGTTGTATTGGTATAAGTAAAATTTTCTCCTATAGTAATGATATTATGTTCATCATTTTTTTTCAATACCATTTCTGTATTTAACCTTGTTGTGAATCTCTCAAATCCAGCATCTATAATATCACCACCAATAACTCCTTCTTGGTTTAAATATGAAGCTCCTAAAGAATACGTCATATTATCAGTTCCTCCTGTTATATTAATAGCATGACTTTGTATTATTGCATCTTCATTAGTCATTTCATCAACCCAATTGGTTCCTTCCCAACCGTTTTCTAAGTCGTTCCAAATTTCTTCTCCATATTGAGTTCCTAAACCTGGATAATTTGAATTTAACCAAGCATTGTTTTTTAAGATTGCCTCCCAATCATTTGGCGCTAAACCATCATTTACACGACCTTCATCCATTATATACATATATTCTTGTGCATTTAATGGGTCTAAGTTTTTGTAAGTATTTTGAATTCCATAATAAGTATCATAACTAATCTTAGCTGGACTTCCTTTACGTCCTTTAATTGTTGTTACTAAAACTACACCATTGGCAGCACGTGATCCGTAAATAGCGGCAGATGCAGCATCTTTTAAAA
This window encodes:
- a CDS encoding RagB/SusD family nutrient uptake outer membrane protein, which produces MKKLKYFIAIVTMVITTSCGDKFLDTDNLYGKSLDTYYSTPTDIEEAMAGVYNAIYTPGVHSEETVAANLLSDMMLGGGGPDDKSAKYVDNFEDPDEDTYRDMWTQSYNGIARANAIIEKTATADFSTFFASTEEAEAFKNQAIGEALFMRAFFYFRLAKFFGGVPLIIAIDDPKDVARATYTETYAQIASDLKLAIETMPDKSFTEISTSEYGHANKWVAQAYLGRAYLYYTGYMTNIEGQATSDLPLADGGSLSASDVSAYLEDCIQNSGYALASDFRNLWPYSYVNQSAGSTVLPWAETEGLSWVGQDGHSPTFGTGNYETMFVQRFSFGDWGWSNGNSYTNRYVLYSGIRDNSMTPFGQGWGWCTVNPTLYNNWDDADPRKQGSILETGEADQGTASFEAGKGDHETGLFNKKYSSIQYPDEEGTVVGMFVQLYDWSNTDMQLMHAQDFIFMRFADVLLMHSEITGTADGMNAVRARAGLPAVGYSLDAIKQERLHEFAFEGLRWFDIVRWGDVETAFNGTIDVTNSGIPATYSVNYRSETKGLVPIPETEVRLSNGVYQQNPGW
- a CDS encoding TonB-dependent receptor translates to MKSFLLLIFLSFASIFGYSQDKEIKGNVVDTNGMPLPGVSVLVKNTTNGASTDFDGNFTITNVEKGQILLFSYVGFVNKEIVIDNETTINVVLSEDLQSLDEVVVVGYGVQKKTLITGAGVNLKGEDIAALNTGTAMEALQGTTAGVSITRNDGQPGAGTKVTIRGLGTIGDSNPLYIVDGVAVGDIDYLNSSDIQSIDVLKDAASAAIYGSRAANGVVLVTTIKGRKGSPAKISYDTYYGIQNTYKNLDPLNAQEYMYIMDEGRVNDGLAPNDWEAILKNNAWLNSNYPGLGTQYGEEIWNDLENGWEGTNWVDEMTNEDAIIQSHAINITGGTDNMTYSLGASYLNQEGVIGGDIIDAGFERFTTRLNTEMVLKKNDEHNIITIGENFTYTNTTNRAVATGNIYYNDLHNALVHNPLQPAYWQQSIDSNIDPFGFSPSLDGLANDQTNPLAVMYYRSNYNYSKSNKIIGNVYLEIEPIKDLKIRTSYGIDSWFGHSRSMNPTYGLGLLYEDKIDGASQSQYLGSNWTWTTTASYDRQFGDHKLNVLVGTELYKNQLNTEVGGSKSNLLFPGDPDYAYVNNTESPSSINEINTWGADWAAGGGGLLSYIARAQYDYKEKYLFSATVRADGSSNFAEGNRWGTFPSVSAGWVLTSEDFMEDKVDALDFAKLRVSWGQNGNQTIPNFIYSSQIAYVFPGYFFGDTKPVSGVTSYPERVTNPDVKWETSEQLNIGFDTEFFDSRLGVTFDWYKKTTKDWLLESAILGTSGANPPYVNGGDVENTGIELVLNWKENLGDFNYGVTLTGAHNKNEVTRIANSDGIIQGSSSVLSQGTAAVSRVEVGQPIGFFYGYTTDGILQNQDEVDAYVTPSGDPYFADQRPGDVRFVDLNQDGVIDEGDKTKIGNPNPDFEMGLQLNASYKKVYANVTFSGKFGMQIMQSYRSFADRFDQNYTSDIFDRWHGEGTSNTLPRLSSTSNRNTNLISDIFIHDADYLRINNLTVGYEFGDMFEDYAAITNLKVYAAISNLYTFTKYDGMDPEVRFGHDSDWASGIDLGLYPQSRTVMFGLSLDF